The following proteins are co-located in the Triticum aestivum cultivar Chinese Spring chromosome 1A, IWGSC CS RefSeq v2.1, whole genome shotgun sequence genome:
- the LOC123184641 gene encoding putative disease resistance protein RGA4 isoform X1, whose protein sequence is MAELVVTMAIGPLVSMLKDKASSYLLDQYKVMEGMEEQHKILKRKLPAILDVITDVEEQAMAQREGAKAWLQELRTVAYVANEVFDEFKYEALRREAKKNGHYRKLGFDVIKLFPTHNRVAFRYKMGRKLCLILQAVEVLIAEMQVFGFKYQPQPPVSKEWRHTDYVSIDPQEIASRSRHEDKKNIIGILVDEASNADLTVVPVVAMGGLGKTTLAQLIYNDPEIQKHFQLLLWVCVSDTFDVNSLAKSIVEASPNKNVDTDKPPLDRLQKLVSGQRYLLVLDDVWDNKELRKWERLKVCLHGGMGSAVLTTTRDKRVSEIMGADRAAYNLNALEDHFIKEIIVDRAFSSENGKPPELLEMVGEIVKRCCGSPLAASALGSVLRTKTTVKEWNAIASRSSICTEETGILPILKLSYNDLPSHMKQCFAFCAVFPKDYKIDVAKLIQLWIANGFIPEHKEDSLETIGQLIFDELASRSFFLDIEKSKEDWEYYSRTTCKIHDLMHDIAMSVMEKECVVATMEPSEIEWLPDTARHLFLSCEETERILNDSMEERSPAIQTLLCDSNVFSPLQHLSKYNTLHALKLCLGTESFLLKPKYLHHLRYLDLSESSIKALPEDISILYNLQVLDLSNCCYLERLPRQMKYMTSLCHLYTHECPELKSMPPGLENLTKLQTLTVFVAGVPGPDCADVGELHGLNIGGQLELCQVENVEKAEAKVANLGNKKDLRELSLRWTKVGDSKVLDKFEPHGGLQVLQIYSYGGECMGMLQNMVEIHLFHCERLRFLFRCSTIFTFPRLKVLTLEHLLAFERWWEIDEWQVEQTIFPVLEKLFMSNCGKLVALPEAPLLRGPCGEGGYTLVHSAFPALKVLKMEDLESFRRWDAVEETQGEQILFPCLEELSIEKCPELINLPEAPLLEEPCSGGGYRLVRSAFPALKVLKMKCLGSFQRWDGAAKGEQIFFPQLEKLSVQQCPMLIDLPEVPKISVLEIEDGKQEIFQFVDRYLSSLTNLILELKNTETTSEAECTSILPVDSKEKWNQKSPLTVLELGCCNSFFGPGALEPWGYFVHLENLEIDRCDVLVHWPENVFQSLVSLRTLLIRNCKNLTGYAQAPLEPLASERSEHPRGLESLCLERCPSLVEMFNVPASLKKMGIYGCIKLESILGKQQGMAELVQVSSSNEAIMPAAVSELPSSPMNHFCPCLEYLCLFGCESLPAVLHLPLSLKTIWIDGCSSIQVLSCQLGGLQKPEATTSRSRSPIMPQPLAAATAPAAREHLLPPHLEYLTILNCAGMLGGTLRLPAPLKRLFIMGNSGLTSLECLSGEHPPSLESLWLERCSTLASLPNEPQVYRSLWSLEITGCPAIKKLPRCLQQQLGSIKRKWLDARYEVTEFKPLKPKTWKEIPRLVRERRQACRS, encoded by the exons ATGGCAGAGCTGGTGGTCACCATGGCGATCGGGCCACTGGTGTCCATGCTGAAGGACAAGGCGTCCAGCTACCTCCTGGACCAGTACAAGGTCATGGAGGGAATGGAGGAGCAGCACAAGATTCTGAAACGCAAGCTTCCGGCCATCCTCGACGTCATCACCGATGTCGAGGAGCAGGCCATGGCACAGAGAGAAGGTGCCAAAGCCTGGCTTCAGGAGCTCAGGACAGTCGCCTATGTGGCAAATGAAGTCTTCGACGAATTCAAGTACGAAGCCCTACGCCGTGAAGCCAAGAAGAATGGGCACTACAGAAAGCTCGGCTTCGATGTAATTAAACTCTTCCCTACTCACAACCGTGTTGCATTCCGTTACAAAATGGGTCGCAAGCTTTGCCTGATTCTGCAAGCCGTTGAGGTCCTCATAGCAGAGATGCAGGTCTTTGGGTTCAAGTACCAACCACAGCCACCGGTGTCCAAAGAGTGGAGGCATACAGATTATGTTAGCATTGACCCACAAGAAATTGCCAGCAGATCCAGACACGAAGATAAGAAGAACATTATTGGTATACTAGTTGATGAAGCTAGCAATGCAGATCTCACAGTTGTTCCTGTGGTTGCAATGGGGGGCCTTGGCAAGACCACATTAGCGCAACTCATATACAATGATCCTGAAATTCAGAAGCATTTCCAGTTGCTGCTCTGGGTTTGTGTCTCTGATACCTTTGATGTGAACTCCTTGGCCAAGAGTATAGTTGAAGCATCCCCCAATAAGAATGTTGATACAGACAAACCACCATTGGATAGACTTCAAAAACTGGTCAGCGGACAGCGGTATCTCCTTGTATTGGATGATGTTTGGGACAACAAAGAGTTACGTAAGTGGGAAAGGCTCAAGGTTTGCTTGCATGGTGGCATGGGCAGTGCAGTGTTGACAACAACTCGTGATAAACGAGTTTCTGAAATTATGGGTGCAGACAGGGCTGCCTACAATCTCAATGCTTTGGAGGATCACTTCATAAAGGAAATTATTGTGGATAGAGCATTCAGTTCAGAGAATGGAAAGCCTCCCGAGCTACTCGAGATGGTTGGTGAGATTGTGAAGAGATGTTGTGGCTCTCCATTAGCTGCAAGTGCACTGGGCTCTGTACTTCGTACCAAGACCACCGTGAAAGAATGGAATGCTATAGCATCTAGAAGCAGCATTTGCACTGAGGAAACTGGAATCTTGCCAATACTCAAGCTTAGCTACAACGACTTGCCATCGCACATGAAGCAGTGCTTTGCTTTTTGTGCTGTATTTCCAAAGGATTACAAGATTGATGTAGCGAAGTTGATCCAACTATGGATCGCAAATGGCTTTATCCCTGAACACAAGGAAGATAGTCTTGAAACCATTGGACAACTTATTTTTGATGAGCTTGCTTCAAGGTCATTCTTTCTGGATATAGAGAAGAGTAAAGAAGACTGGGAGTATTATTCCAGAACAACATGTAAAATCCACGAtcttatgcatgatattgcaatGTCTGTTATGGAAAAGGAATGTGTTGTTGCAACTATGGAACCAAGTGAAATTGAGTGGCTTCCAGATACTGCTCGGCATTTGTTCTTGTCATGTGAAGAAACGGAACGTATTTTGAATGATTCTATGGAGGAAAGATCCCCTGCTATTCAAACATTGCTATGTGATAGTAATGTGTTCAGCCCATTGCAGCATCTATCAAAATACAACACTTTGCATGCCTTGAAGCTCTGTCTGGGAACAGAATCATTTCTACTCAAACCAAAGTATCTGCATCACCTGAGGTACCTTGATCTCTCAGAAAGTTCTATCAAAGCACTTCCTGAGGATATAAGTATTCTATATAACCTGCAAGTGCTGGACCTTTCCAACTGCTGTTATCTTGAACGACTTCCAAGGCAAATGAAGTATATGACTTCCCTCTGCCACCTCTACACTCATGAATGTCCAGAGTTGAAGAGCATGCCTCCAGGACTTGAAAATCTCACTAAGCTGCAGACACTCACAGTTTTTGTAGCAGGAGTTCCTGGCCCTGATTGCGCTGATGTTGGAGAGCTGCATGGTCTAAACATTGGTGGTCAGCTAGAGCTATGCCAGGTAGAGAAtgttgaaaaagcagaagcaaaagtgGCAAACCTTGGAAACAAGAAGGATCTCAGAGAACTGTCATTAAGATGGACTAAGGTTGGCGACAGCAAGGTGCTCGACAAGTTCGAACCTCATGGTGGGCTGCAGGTTCTGCAAATATATTCATATGGAGGAGAGTGCATGGGTATGTTGCAAAACATGGTTGAGATCCACCTTTTTCACTGTGAAAGATTGCGATTTTTGTTCAGATGCAGTACAATCTTCACTTTTCCAAGACTGAAGGTGCTTACGCTAGAACATTTGTTGGCTTTTGAGAGATGGTGGGAAATAGATGAGTGGCAAGTAGAACAGACAATATTTCCTGTGCTTGAGAAGTTGTTTATGAGCAATTGTGGAAAGTTGGTAGCATTACCCGAAGCACCATTGCTGCGAGGACCTTGTGGTGAGGGTGGTTATACATTGGTACACTCAGCGTTTCCTGCCCTAAAGGTACTCAAAATGGAAGATTTGGAGAGCTTTCGGAGATGGGATGCAGTCGAAGAGACTCAAGGAGAACAGATATTGTTTCCTTGTCTTGAGGAACTGTCAATTGAGAAATGCCCAGAGCTGATAAATTTACCTGAAGCACCATTGCTTGAAGAACCATGTAGCGGAGGTGGTTATAGATTGGTACGTTCAGCCTTTCCTGCCCTCAAGGTGCTCAAAATGAAATGCTTGGGGAGTTTTCAGAGATGGGATGGTGCTGCCAAAGGTGAACAAATATTTTTTCCACAGCTTGAGAAACTATCAGTTCAGCAATGCCCAATGTTGATAGATTTACCTGAGGTACCAAAAATCAGTGTGTTAGAAATTGAAGATGGCAAGCAAGAGATCTTCCAGTTTGTGGACAGATATTTGTCCTCATTGACCAATCTGATACTGGAGCTAAAAAATACAGAAACAACATCAGAGGCTGAATGCACTTCAATTCTACCTGTGGACAGCAAAGAGAAATGGAACCAGAAATCCCCTCTTACAGTTCTGGAGTTGGGATGCTGCAACTCATTCTTTGGACCAGGTGCACTAGAGCCGTGGGGCTATTTTGTACACCTTGAAAACTTGGAAATTGATAGATGTGATGTGCTCGTCCACTGGCCAGagaatgtgttccaaagcttggtATCCTTGAGGACATTACTGATTAGAAACTGCAAAAATCTGACTGGATATGCACAAGCTCCTCTTGAGCCATTGGCATCCGAAAGGAGTGAACACCCGAGAGGTCTGGAGTCTCTTTGCTTAGAAAGATGCCCAAGTTTAGTAGAGATGTTCAACGTCCCGGCATCTCTCAAGAAAATGGGTATTTATGGGTGCATTAAGCTTGAGTCCATATTGGGCAAGCAGCAGGGCATGGCAGAGTTAGTCCAAGTGTCTTCTAGCAATGAGGCAATCATGCCTGCAGCTGTATCAGAGTTGCCATCCTCACCCATGAATCACTTTTGTCCATGCCTAGAATATCTATGTTTATTTGGATGTGAAAGCTTACCAGCGGTTCTACATCTGCCTTTGTCCTTAAAGACCATATGGATTGATGGCTGCAGTAGTATTCAAGTCCTATCATGCCAGCTGG GTGGGCTCCAGAAACCAGAAGCCACTACCTCCAGAAGCAGAAGTCCTATCATGCCACAGCcactagcagcagcaacagcaccaGCTGCAAGAGAGCATTTA
- the LOC123184728 gene encoding uncharacterized protein, with amino-acid sequence MGDYTIRISTSLIEQLARDDEKQVKRRTRKPRPKKVVEQPEEPQDNGREVPTEPKSSPAPVLPFPPPMYLPVTPAPPPPSPAIQVVEAIRAVVAESEKVLEKLQKKEAAMREELTKRAKELHDKEFKLPYQNPSPCTDERAGCAECYRSNVQDPLKCAEAVKRFEACVRMARRGGATMGAAQ; translated from the coding sequence ATGGGTGACTACACAATCCGGATAAGCACCAGCTTGATCGAGCAGCTCGCGCGCGATGACGAGAAGCAGGTGAAAAGGAGGACCAGGAAACCCAGGCCGAAGAAGGTGGTGGAGCAACCAGAGGAGCCTCAGGACAATGGCAGGGAAGTTCCAACTGAACCCAAGAGCAGCCCTGCTCCTGTTTTGCCTTTTCCGCCACCCATGTACCTACCAGTGACCCCTGCTCCTCCACCACCGTCTCCTGCAATCCAGGTGGTGGAAGCCATACGCGCCGTGGTGGCGGAGAGCGAGAAGGTGCTGGAGAAGCTGCAGAAGAAGGAGGCGGCGATGCGCGAGGAGCTTACCAAGAGGGCCAAGGAGCTGCATGACAAGGAGTTCAAGCTGCCCTACCAGAACCCCTCGCCATGCACCGACGAGAGGGCGGGCTGCGCCGAGTGCTACAGGAGCAACGTGCAGGACCCGCTCAAGTGCGCCGAGGCGGTCAAGAGGTTCGAGGCTTGCGTTCGCATGGCGAGGCGGGGCGGTGCCACCATGGGAGCTGCTCAGTAG